A stretch of Paenibacillus sp. URB8-2 DNA encodes these proteins:
- a CDS encoding HD-GYP domain-containing protein: protein MRLVPINRLQEGMKLGKKIYNDEGLVLLADGVELTGPLINRLARMDIGYVYIHDALTEDVEIPTMLHDETRNQALKTIRTQFQDMSNSSDIKKGFYHLNKKFSNVMDSILDDMSSQEDPMIMLHDMHTTDNYLYVHSLNVCLYTLVLGIAHGYNSADLRVLGLGSLLHDIGKTQIPVKIVQKPGMLSDEEFRHMRAHTEIGYKILKEEPNIPLLAAHCAYQHHERVNGSGYPRGILGPQIHEYAKWIGVADSYDAMTSNRVYKKAMLPHQAVEALYVGSGTLYEQQQLEIFRDRVAIYPIGLNVKLSTGETGVIVKIDPSMPHRPVVRINEGPEGEKVAPYELDLRKILSVVISDMTV from the coding sequence TTGCGTTTGGTACCTATCAATCGGCTTCAAGAGGGGATGAAGCTGGGTAAAAAAATATATAACGATGAAGGATTAGTGCTGCTCGCGGATGGTGTGGAGCTTACCGGTCCGCTGATCAACCGCTTGGCCAGAATGGATATCGGTTATGTATACATACACGATGCGCTGACGGAAGATGTGGAAATTCCGACGATGCTTCATGATGAGACCCGCAATCAGGCGCTCAAGACGATACGTACCCAGTTCCAGGATATGTCGAACTCATCGGACATTAAGAAAGGCTTTTATCATCTCAACAAAAAATTTTCCAATGTCATGGACTCCATTCTCGACGACATGTCTTCGCAGGAAGATCCGATGATTATGCTTCATGATATGCATACGACCGACAATTACCTGTATGTCCATTCACTGAATGTTTGTCTTTATACTTTGGTGCTCGGAATCGCTCACGGCTACAACAGCGCCGACTTGAGAGTACTCGGGCTTGGCTCGCTGCTCCACGATATCGGCAAGACGCAAATTCCCGTCAAAATCGTCCAAAAGCCGGGCATGCTAAGCGATGAGGAATTCCGGCACATGCGCGCCCATACCGAGATCGGTTATAAGATTCTGAAAGAGGAGCCGAACATTCCTCTCCTGGCCGCCCATTGCGCCTATCAGCATCACGAACGAGTGAACGGGTCCGGGTACCCCCGCGGTATTCTCGGTCCGCAGATTCACGAATATGCGAAATGGATCGGCGTGGCGGATTCCTATGATGCTATGACCTCTAACCGTGTGTATAAAAAGGCCATGCTGCCGCACCAGGCGGTGGAGGCGCTGTACGTCGGTTCTGGTACGCTCTACGAGCAGCAGCAGCTGGAGATCTTCCGGGATCGTGTGGCGATTTACCCGATCGGCTTGAACGTCAAACTGAGCACGGGAGAGACCGGTGTTATCGTCAAAATCGATCCAAGCATGCCCCACAGGCCCGTAGTTCGGATAAATGAGGGTCCGGAAGGCGAGAAGGTGGCTCCCTATGAACTCGATCTGCGCAAAATCCTGTCGGTGGTGATCTCCGATATGACGGTTTAG
- the yfkAB gene encoding radical SAM/CxCxxxxC motif protein YfkAB produces MNRIQSPTSIPKELSPSYDPWDPISSLSRYGKHMLTSVEMTVTNLCNMRCEHCAVGDSLTTREGELLPLENMLNRLEEAEHLETISITGGEPMFRADTVDNMIVPLLKYARERGLRSQINSNLTMPYSRYEKLLPYLDVMHISFNYVNGDDFHEVGFAGSGHAVAKETAYRLYDTMLENAQRLSREGMFISAESMINYRTHGKLPEIHRLIGEMGCRRHEVHPMYASNFASSLPVLSLKETAAAIQALLDQRNPDLWMLFGTLPFFACSFLEEDRELLRRLKSEKNVTVRNDPDGRNRVNVNLFTGDVFVTDFADIPAFGNIAERKLDDIFAEWLSEHPLNQKVNCHCADAGCCGPNLLVKDMYYPDIDFKSRKAITL; encoded by the coding sequence ATGAACAGGATTCAATCACCAACCTCAATACCAAAGGAGCTGTCGCCAAGCTACGATCCGTGGGACCCTATCTCCTCTCTGAGCCGATACGGAAAGCATATGCTTACCAGTGTGGAAATGACAGTCACCAATCTGTGCAATATGCGCTGCGAGCACTGTGCGGTCGGCGACAGTCTGACGACACGGGAAGGAGAATTGCTGCCGCTTGAGAATATGCTGAACCGGCTGGAGGAAGCGGAGCATCTGGAGACGATCAGCATTACCGGCGGAGAACCGATGTTCCGCGCGGATACCGTGGACAACATGATTGTGCCCTTGCTTAAATATGCGAGGGAGCGCGGATTGCGCTCGCAGATTAATTCGAATCTGACGATGCCCTATTCCCGGTATGAGAAGCTGCTCCCTTATCTTGACGTTATGCATATCTCGTTCAACTATGTGAACGGGGACGATTTTCATGAGGTTGGTTTTGCGGGCAGCGGCCATGCCGTGGCGAAAGAGACGGCTTACCGGCTGTATGACACGATGCTGGAGAATGCGCAGCGGCTCAGCCGGGAGGGCATGTTCATTTCCGCGGAATCGATGATCAACTACCGGACACACGGCAAGCTGCCGGAAATTCACCGGTTAATCGGGGAAATGGGCTGCCGTAGACACGAAGTTCATCCGATGTACGCTTCCAATTTCGCGTCTTCGCTTCCGGTCCTGTCGCTGAAGGAGACGGCTGCCGCCATTCAGGCCCTTCTGGACCAGCGGAATCCTGATTTGTGGATGCTGTTCGGAACGCTGCCCTTTTTTGCTTGCAGCTTTCTGGAGGAGGACCGCGAGCTGCTGCGCCGTCTGAAGTCCGAGAAGAACGTTACGGTGCGTAACGACCCCGACGGCCGAAACCGTGTCAATGTCAATCTGTTCACCGGCGATGTATTCGTTACGGACTTTGCCGATATCCCCGCCTTTGGAAATATCGCCGAGCGGAAGCTGGACGATATTTTTGCGGAATGGCTGAGCGAGCACCCGCTCAATCAAAAGGTGAACTGCCACTGCGCCGACGCCGGCTGCTGCGGCCCCAATCTCTTGGTAAAAGATATGTACTACCCGGATATTGACTTTAAATCGAGAAAAGCGATCACTCTGTAG
- a CDS encoding hemolysin family protein, translated as MHTEFEIGSLVLNLLLVLLLVFLNGVFVAAEFSLVKVRQSRLTQLQSEGNKLAGYALKVNHRLDSYLSATQFGITLASLGLGWVGEPAISELLVEPLMFKLGVTDHSLISTVSVVIGFSIITFLHIVLGELAPKSLAIQKTDGTALLLSAPLMFFYKVFLPFIWVLNASANGLLRLIGVEPASEAEAAHSEEEIRILMNQSAKSGVIDKDEMKLMDNIFEFSDLLAREVMLPRTDMDCLYTNLSVEENLRIVTETKHSRYPVALEDKDRIIGFVHITDFLLAPREQQSNLASLVRPILNVPESIEISHALRLMQKHHSQLTLVVDEYGGTAGLLTAEEILEEIVGDLHDEFEDERPEVEHKEGGYISVSGRLLIEDINDLTGIEIEDDEVDSIGGWLFKELEGNPAKGKRRVVDHVIFEVEESTRLRITRINIHREPGASKEEEEEVRDRND; from the coding sequence GTGCATACGGAATTTGAGATCGGAAGTTTAGTGCTTAACCTTCTGCTTGTTCTGTTGCTCGTCTTTTTAAACGGTGTCTTTGTGGCCGCGGAATTCTCACTTGTGAAGGTCCGCCAGTCCCGGCTGACCCAACTTCAAAGCGAAGGCAATAAACTGGCCGGTTATGCACTCAAGGTCAACCATCGGCTGGACTCTTATCTGTCCGCCACCCAGTTCGGCATAACGCTGGCTTCGCTCGGTCTCGGCTGGGTGGGGGAACCGGCGATTTCGGAGCTGCTCGTGGAGCCGTTGATGTTCAAACTGGGGGTTACCGACCATTCCCTGATTTCCACCGTATCGGTCGTTATCGGCTTCTCCATCATCACCTTCCTACATATTGTGCTTGGTGAGCTTGCGCCCAAATCCCTGGCGATCCAGAAGACGGATGGCACAGCGCTTCTGCTGTCGGCTCCATTGATGTTCTTTTACAAGGTGTTCTTGCCGTTCATCTGGGTTCTGAACGCGTCGGCAAACGGGCTGCTGCGTCTCATCGGCGTGGAGCCGGCGAGCGAGGCGGAGGCTGCCCACTCCGAGGAGGAAATTCGCATTCTGATGAATCAGAGCGCGAAGAGCGGTGTCATCGACAAGGACGAGATGAAGCTGATGGACAATATCTTCGAGTTCTCCGATCTTTTGGCCCGCGAGGTTATGCTTCCCCGGACGGATATGGATTGCCTGTATACGAATCTTTCCGTGGAGGAGAATTTGCGGATTGTGACGGAGACCAAGCATTCCCGTTATCCCGTTGCGCTGGAAGACAAGGACCGGATTATCGGCTTCGTCCATATTACCGATTTTTTGCTTGCTCCTCGGGAGCAGCAGAGCAATTTGGCCAGCCTTGTCCGTCCGATTCTGAATGTGCCGGAATCGATCGAAATCAGCCACGCGCTGCGGCTGATGCAGAAGCATCATTCCCAGCTGACGCTGGTTGTGGACGAATACGGCGGCACGGCCGGCCTGCTTACGGCGGAAGAAATACTCGAAGAAATTGTCGGCGACCTGCATGACGAATTCGAGGATGAGCGGCCGGAAGTGGAGCACAAGGAAGGCGGCTACATCTCGGTCTCCGGCCGGCTGCTGATCGAGGATATCAATGATTTGACGGGCATTGAGATCGAGGACGACGAAGTCGACTCCATTGGCGGCTGGCTGTTCAAGGAACTTGAGGGCAATCCCGCCAAGGGCAAACGCAGAGTCGTCGATCATGTGATATTCGAGGTCGAGGAATCCACTCGGCTCCGCATTACCCGGATCAACATCCACCGGGAGCCGGGCGCTTCCAAAGAAGAAGAAGAGGAAGTCCGGGATCGAAACGATTAA